DNA sequence from the Candidatus Polarisedimenticolaceae bacterium genome:
GAAGCACCCGACGGCCGCCAGGAACGGGGGGGTCATGCCATGGAATATTCGCTGGGGCTCGAGGAGTGTCAACGAACACTGCTCAAGCCGGTGCGCTCCGGCGCATTGGCGGGCAAGTACACTCGATCGAGGCTCAGGAGCGCGCCCGACTCCCCCTCAGCGCAACCCGCCGACGACGTACAGATCGGTCAGCAGCTTGGAGGTGGAGAGCGCCCAGTACTTCCCGTTCGGCGTGATCGTCGGGGCGACGATGCGAACCCCCGCGGCGTCGTTTGGGGCGATGGTGGTCCAGGGGACCCGGCGCCCGGTCGCGAGATCGAGCTTTTCGATCTCGATCGGAATGCCGGGCGCGCTCACGAACAGCCCCGTTCCGTCTTCGGTGAAGGCGAGGGGCTGGTCCCCCGCGCGCCAGCCGGGGATCGCGATCGGCTCGCCGCCGTCGACGGGCCAGCGCATCGGTGTTCCGCCGGCGTCCTGCAGCACGACGAGCCGGCCGTCCGGCGACACCGGCGGACAGCCGAAGTACTCCGACTGGATCCCGGGACGTCCGAACGGGTGCGAGGCGCCGGTGGTCACGTCGATCACGAAGGCGCGGGTCGGCTCGTCGCCGCGGCGCGCGACGGTCACGATCCGCCGTCCGTCGCGAAGCCAGGCCGGGAGCCCCTCGTAGCGCAGCCCCTCGGGATTCGGGATCGCGCGCGTCGCTCCCATGCCCACCGGAGAGACCGACAACACCCGCGCGTCGGCCGAGGACACGAGGGCCTCCGTTCCGTCCGGGGAGAGCTGAAGCACGTCCCCCGTGCTGAGCCGGAGCGCCCCCGCGCGATCGGCGCGAACGGCGAACCCTTCGTATTCCTTGGTCGCGTGGCTCGCGACCGCGGCGACGCGACCGTCGTCGGAGATGGAGCGGGACAACGAGGCCTCGGCGGGGACGATCAGCGCCCGAGGCTGGCTCCATCCGGACAGCAGCGCGTCCACGCCGCGCTCGTTCCGGTGGCTTCCGATCAGGACGCGTCCGTCGGCGGCGATGTCGAAGAGCTCGATCGGCGTCAGGCTCGTCCATACGACGCGTTTCCCGCCGTCGAGGGTGCAGGCGCCCAACACCAGCCCCTCGTCCCCGGGAACGCCGGTGTACCAGACCTCCCGACCGGCGGGAGTCCACGCCACCCCACGGATCGAGGCGAAGTCGGAAGCCAGCGTCGTCTTCTTCCCGGCGCGGTCCACGACGGCGAGGTCCCCGCGGTCGTCGGCCCAGACGGGATGGTCCGTGAACGCGACCCGCGCTCCGTCGGGGGAGATGCGGATGTCCGCGATGTACCCGGCGGTCTTGTACAGCACGTTGCCGACCGGGTACTCCAGCTGCTCCAGCCCTTCGACGCGCCGCACGATCGCGAGCTCCGAGCCGTCCGGAGACCAGTCCGCCGCGCGCACGCGCTCGACGAGCTCGCGCGGCGTCCCGCCGAGGAGCGCCGTTCGGGCGAGCGTCCCCTCCCCCATCCACCCGCTGTAGGCGAGGCCGAGCGCGATCGCGAGCTCCCCCGACTTCGAGACCGAGAGGAGCTCGGCGGGAGCGACCGCGATGGGGGTCGACTCCGGGGAGTCGGTCCGCGCGAGGTAGAGCGCGACCGGCGGGCCTCCCCACGCGGCGCCGTAGACGATCGTCCGGCCGTCGGAGGTGAACCGCGCGGAACGCATCATCCCGCGTGCGAAGGTGACGCGCTGGAAGGTCAGCTCCGCCTCGGTCGCGGGGGCCGCGCCCCGTCGCGCGGCGAGGAACCCGCCGACCGCGGCGAGCGCGATCGCGACGACGGCGATCGCCGCGAGGAGCGGCAGGCGCGAGCGACGCCCGGAGGGGACGGGCCGCACCGGGCCGGTGCGGGCGTCCTCCGGATTGTCGTCGAGCAGCAGGCTCGCGTCCCCCGCGTCGCGCAGCCGCCGGCGCGCGTCCTTCTCGAGGCAGCGGCGCAGGAGCCTGCGCACGGGGACCGGACACGACGCGGGGAGTTTCTCCCAGTCGGGCTCGCCGGTCACGATCGCCGCGAGGACGTCGGTGACGGTCGGGCCGTCGAAGGCCTTCCGGCCCGAGAGCATCTCGAACAGGACGCAGCCGAAGGCCCAGAGGTCGGTGCGGCGGTCGACGGCCTGGCCTCGCGCCTGCTCGGGGCTCATGTACGACGCGGTGCCGAGGATCATCCCCGCTTCGCTTCCCGCCGACGTGACGGTCGCCGTCTGCCCGGAGACCGGCCCGGAGCTCTCGAGCGCCTTGGCCAGGCCGAAGTCGAGGACCTTGATCTGGCCCTCGGGGGTGCGCTTGACGTTGGCGGGCTTGAGGTCGCGATGCACGACGCCGCGGTCGTGCGCCGCTTCGAGGGCGGCGGCGATCTGCCGCGCCGCGTCGAGCGCCTCGCGCGCGGGGAGCGGCCCCCGTTTCAGGATCGCCGCGAGGTCCTCCCCCTCGACCATCTCCATCGCCAGGAAGCGGACGCCGTCCACGTCGTGGAAGCCGTAGATCGCCGCGATGTTCGGGTGGTTGAGCGAGGCCAGGACCTTGGCCTCGCGCTCGAACCGCGCGACGCGGTCCGGGTCCCGCTCGAAGGCGGGCGGCAGCACCTTGATCGCGACCTCGCGGTCGAGCGTGGTGTCCGTCGCCCGCCACACCTCACCCATCCCTCCCTCGCCGATCGGCTCGACGAGGCGGAACTGGAGGAGCGGGAGTCCGGGTGCGAGCGGCACGACGGCGGAGTCTAACGCGGAGCGGTCGCTCAGCGGCCGGTCATCCGCTCCAGGCTCTCCGGGTACCGCGCGCCCTGCACCGTGAGCCGCGACGCGGCCCGCTCCAGCTCCCGCAGATCCTCCGCTCCCAGCTCCATCGCGGCGGCTCCGAGATTCTCCTCGAGGCGATCCAGCTTCCGCGTGCCCGGG
Encoded proteins:
- a CDS encoding protein kinase, with translation MPLAPGLPLLQFRLVEPIGEGGMGEVWRATDTTLDREVAIKVLPPAFERDPDRVARFEREAKVLASLNHPNIAAIYGFHDVDGVRFLAMEMVEGEDLAAILKRGPLPAREALDAARQIAAALEAAHDRGVVHRDLKPANVKRTPEGQIKVLDFGLAKALESSGPVSGQTATVTSAGSEAGMILGTASYMSPEQARGQAVDRRTDLWAFGCVLFEMLSGRKAFDGPTVTDVLAAIVTGEPDWEKLPASCPVPVRRLLRRCLEKDARRRLRDAGDASLLLDDNPEDARTGPVRPVPSGRRSRLPLLAAIAVVAIALAAVGGFLAARRGAAPATEAELTFQRVTFARGMMRSARFTSDGRTIVYGAAWGGPPVALYLARTDSPESTPIAVAPAELLSVSKSGELAIALGLAYSGWMGEGTLARTALLGGTPRELVERVRAADWSPDGSELAIVRRVEGLEQLEYPVGNVLYKTAGYIADIRISPDGARVAFTDHPVWADDRGDLAVVDRAGKKTTLASDFASIRGVAWTPAGREVWYTGVPGDEGLVLGACTLDGGKRVVWTSLTPIELFDIAADGRVLIGSHRNERGVDALLSGWSQPRALIVPAEASLSRSISDDGRVAAVASHATKEYEGFAVRADRAGALRLSTGDVLQLSPDGTEALVSSADARVLSVSPVGMGATRAIPNPEGLRYEGLPAWLRDGRRIVTVARRGDEPTRAFVIDVTTGASHPFGRPGIQSEYFGCPPVSPDGRLVVLQDAGGTPMRWPVDGGEPIAIPGWRAGDQPLAFTEDGTGLFVSAPGIPIEIEKLDLATGRRVPWTTIAPNDAAGVRIVAPTITPNGKYWALSTSKLLTDLYVVGGLR